A genomic region of Brienomyrus brachyistius isolate T26 chromosome 6, BBRACH_0.4, whole genome shotgun sequence contains the following coding sequences:
- the zgc:113227 gene encoding uncharacterized protein zgc:113227 isoform X1, with protein sequence MAERIAYLQAFVILLKLRLHSQRHYMTALYITRRRRRRLRARRMALLNRMVRRPHAVWAHPRAQLWWDTVVPDFNSEQFLQNFRMSRESFDYICRRLRSSLQKRNTNFRLAIPVEKRVGIALWKLATNSEYRSVSHLFGVGIATACHCLQDFCNAVIKVLLPLHIALPNDRKLVEMADFFDHRRGTPQCVGAIDSSHIPIIAPEEYPQDYCNQKGWHSIILQGVVDGKGLFWDVCVGYPGSVHNARVLQQSYLWQMVSDGQFFSHHKVSISGHQVGHYLIGDAAYPLQTWLMKPFADTGKLNAQQQRFNARLSSARAIVETTFGKLKGRWRCLLKRNDCHLELTKKIALSCCVLHNICEEHGDHLLEDVQLQEQDKQPPAHISTDPREAEGADVRAALCDYFNN encoded by the exons ATGGCGGAGCGCATCGCTTACCTGCAGGCTTTCGTGATTTTACTAAAATTACGTCTGCACTCCCAGCGGCATTACATGACAGCTCTGTACATAACACGCAGACGCAGAAGGAGACTCCGGGCACGACGAATG GCGCTGTTGAACAGGATGGTGCGACGGCCGCATGCTGTGTGGGCACATCCACGGGCACAGCTTTGGTGGGATACTGTAGTGCCTGACTTTAATTCGGAACAGTTTTTGCAAAACTTTCGTATGTCGAGGGAGTCATTTGATTACATCTGCCGTCGTCTTCGCTCTTCCCTTCAAAAAAGAAATACAAACTTTCGTTTGGCTATACCAGTCGAAAAACGGGTTGGCATCGCACTGTGGAAACTGGCTACCAACAGTGAATACAGGAGTGTGAGTCATCTGTTCGGTGTTGGCATTGCTACAGCTTGTCACTGTTTGCAGGATTTTTGCAACGCTGTTATCAAAGTGCTACTCCCTCTGCACATTGCATTACCAAATGATAGAAAGTTAGTTGAGATGGCAGATTTCTTCGATCATCGCAGGGGGACGCCGCAATGTGTTGGTGCAATAGACAGCAGCCATATTCCAATTATAGCACCCGAAGAATATCCTCAGGACTACTGTAATCAGAAAGGCTGGCATTCTATAATATTGCAAGGTGTGGTTGATGGAAAAGGTCTGTTCTGGGATGTGTGCGTTGGCTATCCTGGAAGTGTGCATAATGCACGTGTGCTGCAGCAGTCTTATCTGTGGCAGATGGTAAGCGATGGGCAGTTCTTCAGTCACCATAAAGTCAGTATCTCTGGACACCAAGTGGGTCACTATTTAATAGGGGACGCTGCTTACCCCCTGCAGACCTGGTTGATGAAACCCTTCGCTGACACAGGCAAATTGAACGCACAACAACAGAGATTCAACGCCAGGCTCAGCAGTGCAAGGGCAATTGTGGAGACAACGTTTGGGAAACTGAAAGGTAGGTGGAGGTGtctcctgaaaagaaatgactgCCATTTGGAGCTGACCAAGAAAATCGCTCTATCCTGCTGTGTCCTGCACAACATTTGTGAGGAGCACGGGGATCACCTTCTGGAAGACGTCCAGTTGCAGGAACAGGACAAGCAGCCTCCTGCTCACATATCGACAGATCCAAGGGAAGCGGAAGGAGCCGATGTGCGCGCAGCATTATGTGATTATTTCAACAACTGA
- the emc1 gene encoding ER membrane protein complex subunit 1, whose protein sequence is MAIFISWFVYFFLLFRFSFAVFEDQVGKFDWRQQYIGKVRFAYFDTQSQASKKLLLATEQNVVASLNSRTGDLFWRQVDKTGPEGQIDTLLFHGQDAVVIAGNGRLLRSWESNIGGLNWEMVLDTGSFQAAALIGVQDVVKYVAVLKKAAISLHYLSSGHQKWVENLPDSDTIQYQSVYSAGGTEVLVLGVVPHSHLTIIAFNIEDGEIMDQRSVDAPWLSSLQPSCAVVGPGSLVCVDAVTASLYVLSLNKEDRAAMQQITLQALGLEVAPGFQPTVLSTQPNPARPASSQWFLQLDLDHYILLQLTGGLISPLRDFKPAFLVSFATSGEKTVAAVLAPKNETSCSVSLFSADSGRRLLDTTVIVHLDPNGGMPEKLYVQAFLKKDDSVGYRVLVQTEDHTLTFLQQPGRVVWSREEALADVVTMEMVDLPLTGTQAELEGEFGKKADGLLHMVLKRLSSQLILLQAWLGHLWKLFYDARKPRSLVKNEVTIETLARDEFNLQKMMVMVTASGKLFGIDSKSGTVLWKHYLRNVQANAAFKLMVQRTTAHFPHPPQCTLLIKDKETGLTNLHVFNPIFGKKSHISPPVLARPVLQTLLLPLMDQDYSKVLLLIDSEYKVTAFPSTKNVLQQLQETASSIFFFLVDSSQGRLSGFRLRKDLSTELIWEVVIPPEVQRIVAVKGKRANEHVHSQGRVMGDRSVLYKYLNPNLLAVVTESTDTHQERSFVGVFLIDGVTGRIIHEAVQRKARGPIHLIHSENWVVYVYWNAKFRRNEFSVLELFEGMELYNSTVFSSLDRPHLPQVLQQSYIFPSSIRTMEATLTEKGITSRHLLVGLPSGAVLSLPKMFLDPRRPEVVSEQSREENLIPYAPEMPIRTEWYINYNQSVSRVRGIYTAPSGLESTCLVVAYGLDIYQTRVYPSKQFDVLKDDYDYVLISSVLFGLFFATMISKRLAQVKLLNRAWR, encoded by the exons ATGGCTATTTTTATATCTTGGTTTGTATATTTCTTTCTGCTTTTTCGTTTTTCGTTTGCTGTTTTTGAAGATCAAGTCGGGAAATTTGATTG GAGACAGCAATATATTGGTAAAGTCCGCTTCGCTTATTTTGATACCCAGTCACAAGCATCTAAAAAACTACTCCTGGCTACAGAGCAAAACGTTGTGGCTTCACTCAATTCCAGAACCGGGGACCTTT TTTGGAGACAGGTAGACAAGACAGGGCCTGAAGGGCAAATAGACACGCTGCTGTTCCATGGACAAG ATGCTGTGGTGATCGCTGGGAACGGCCGCCTTCTGCGCTCCTGGGAGTCTAACATTGGGGGTCTGAACTGGGAGATGGTGCTGGACACTGGCAG CTTCCAGGCGGCTGCTTTGATAGGAGTACAGGACGTGGTGAAGTATGTGGCCGTGTTAAAGAAGGCGGCGATCTCCCTCCACTATCTCTCCAGTGGGCACCAGAAATGGGTGGAAAACCTTCCAGACAG TGACACGATTCAGTACCAGTCTGTGTACTCAGCGGGCGGCACAGAGGTCTTAGTACTGGGTGTGGTGCCACACTCCCATCTGACCATCATTGCATTCAACATTGAAGACGGGGAGATTATGGATCAG AGGTCAGTCGATGCTCCTTGGCTGTCCAGCCTGCAGCCcagctgcgccgtggtgggccCCGGTTCTCTGGTCTGCGTAGATGCCGTTACTGCTTCCCTCTATGTGTTGTCCTTGAACAAAGAGGACCGAGCCGCCATGCAGCAGATTACGCTACAG GCCCTGGGTCTGGAGGTGGCTCCTGGATTCCAGCCGACCGTGCTGTCCACACAGCCTAACCCCGCCCGTCCAGCATCATCCCAGTGGTTCCTGCAGCTGGACCTGGATCATTACATCCTGCTGCAGCTGACCGGCGGGCTGATCAGCCCGCTGAGGGACTTCAAGCCG GCATTCCTGGTCTCCTTCGCAACATCTGGGGAGAAGACCGTGGCAGCTGTCCTAGCGCCCAAGAATGAGACG TCTTGCAGCGTCAGCCTGTTCTCAGCCGACTCTGGAAGGAGACTTTTGGACACCACGGTGATCGTGCACCTGGACCCCAATGGGGGAATGCCGGAGAAG CTGTACGTGCAGGCCTTCCTGAAGAAGGACGACTCCGTGGGCTACAGGGTGCTGGTGCAGACTGAGGACCACACGCTGACCTTCCTGCAGCAGCCAG GCCGCGTGGTGTGGTCCAGGGAGGAGGCGTTGGCGGATGTTGTCACCATGGAGATGGTGGACCTGCCGCTCACTGGGACGCAGGCGGAGCTGGAGGGCGagtttggaaagaaagctg ACGGGCTCCTTCACATGGTCCTCAAGCGACTCTCCTCACAGCTCATCCTGCTGCAGGCCTGGCTTGGTCACCTCTGGAAGCTCTTCTACGACGCCCGCAAGCCGCGCAGCCTGGTGAAGAATGAGGTGACCATCGAGACGTTGGCGCGTGACGAGTTCAACCTGCAGAagatgatggtgatggtgacCGCCTCTGGGAAG CTCTTCGGCATTGACAGCAAATCAGGAACGGTGCTGTGGAAGCACTACCTGCGCAATGTCCAGGCCAACGCTGCCTTCAAGCTGATGGTGCAAAGGACCACCGCCCACTTCCCTCATCCCCCACAATGCACCCTGCTCATCAAGGACAAG GAGACTGGTCTGACAAACCTGCACGTGTTCAACCCCATCTTTGGGAAGAAAAGCCACATCTCCCCCCCGGTCCTGGCACGCCCCGTCCTCCAGACCCTGCTGCTGCCCCTCATGGACCAGGACTACTCCAAGGTTCTCCTGTTGATCGACAGCGAGTACAAG GTGACTGCGTTCCCCTCCACGAAGAAtgtcctgcagcagctccaggagACAGCCTCCTCCATCTTCTTCTTCCTCGTCGATTCCAGCCAGGGTCGGCTCTCTGGCTTTCGCCTCCGAAAG GACCTCTCCACGGAGCTGATCTGGGAGGTGGTGATCCCACCCGAGGTGCAGCGGATTGTGGCGGTGAAGGGGAAGCGAGCCAACGAGCACGTGCACTCGCAGGGCCGGGTCATGGGAGACCGCAGCGTGCTCTACAAG tacCTGAACCCCAACCTGCTGGCGGTGGTGACTGAGAGCACGGACACACACCAGGAGCGCAGCTTCGTGGGCGTCTTCCTCATCGACGGGGTCACGGGCCGCATCATCCATGAGGCCGTGCAGCGCAAGGCTCGCGGGCCCATCCACCTGATCCACTCGGAGAACTGGGTGGTG TACGTGTACTGGAACGCCAAATTCCGGCGGAACGAGTTCTCCGTGCTGGAGCTGTTTGAGGGGATGGAGTTATATAATAGTACGGTGTTCAGCTCCCTGGACCGACCACACCTGCCCCAGGTGCTGCAGCAGTCCTACATCTTCCCCTCGTCCATCAGAACCATGGAGGCCACGCTCACCGAGAAGGGCATCACCAGCCGACACCTCCTCG tgggtCTGCCATCAGGAGCCGTTCTCTCTCTGCCAAAGATGTTCTTGGATCCTCGCAGGCCAGAGGTAGTGTCAGAGCAGAGCCG GGAAGAGAACCTTATTCCTTATGCACCTGAGATGCCAATACGCACAGAGTGGTATATCAACTACAATCAGTCAGTGTCAAGAGTGCGAGGAATCTACACTGCCCCCTCTGGCCTGGAGTCTACCTGTCTG GTGGTTGCATATGGTCTGGACATCTACCAGACGAGGGTTTATCCCTCGAAGCAGTTTGACGTGCTGAAGGACGACTACGACTACGTGCTGATCAGCAGCGTGCTCTTCGGCCTCTTTTTCGCCACCATGATCTCCAAGCGCCTGGCACAAGTGAAGCTGCTGAACCGGGCGTGGCGATAA
- the zgc:113227 gene encoding uncharacterized protein zgc:113227 isoform X3 translates to MAERIAYLQAFVILLKLRLHSQRHYMTALYITRRRRRRLRARRMALLNRMVRRPHAVWAHPRAQLWWDTVVPDFNSEQFLQNFRMSRESFDYICRRLRSSLQKRNTNFRLAIPVEKRVGIALWKLATNSEYRSTWLMKPFADTGKLNAQQQRFNARLSSARAIVETTFGKLKGRWRCLLKRNDCHLELTKKIALSCCVLHNICEEHGDHLLEDVQLQEQDKQPPAHISTDPREAEGADVRAALCDYFNN, encoded by the exons ATGGCGGAGCGCATCGCTTACCTGCAGGCTTTCGTGATTTTACTAAAATTACGTCTGCACTCCCAGCGGCATTACATGACAGCTCTGTACATAACACGCAGACGCAGAAGGAGACTCCGGGCACGACGAATG GCGCTGTTGAACAGGATGGTGCGACGGCCGCATGCTGTGTGGGCACATCCACGGGCACAGCTTTGGTGGGATACTGTAGTGCCTGACTTTAATTCGGAACAGTTTTTGCAAAACTTTCGTATGTCGAGGGAGTCATTTGATTACATCTGCCGTCGTCTTCGCTCTTCCCTTCAAAAAAGAAATACAAACTTTCGTTTGGCTATACCAGTCGAAAAACGGGTTGGCATCGCACTGTGGAAACTGGCTACCAACAGTGAATACAGGAGT ACCTGGTTGATGAAACCCTTCGCTGACACAGGCAAATTGAACGCACAACAACAGAGATTCAACGCCAGGCTCAGCAGTGCAAGGGCAATTGTGGAGACAACGTTTGGGAAACTGAAAGGTAGGTGGAGGTGtctcctgaaaagaaatgactgCCATTTGGAGCTGACCAAGAAAATCGCTCTATCCTGCTGTGTCCTGCACAACATTTGTGAGGAGCACGGGGATCACCTTCTGGAAGACGTCCAGTTGCAGGAACAGGACAAGCAGCCTCCTGCTCACATATCGACAGATCCAAGGGAAGCGGAAGGAGCCGATGTGCGCGCAGCATTATGTGATTATTTCAACAACTGA
- the zgc:113227 gene encoding uncharacterized protein zgc:113227 isoform X2, whose protein sequence is MAERIAYLQAFVILLKLRLHSQRHYMTALYITRRRRRRLRARRMALLNRMVRRPHAVWAHPRAQLWWDTVVPDFNSEQFLQNFRMSRESFDYICRRLRSSLQKRNTNFRLAIPVEKRVGIALWKLATNSEYRSVSHLFGVGIATACHCLQDFCNAVIKVLLPLHIALPNDRKLVEMADFFDHRRGTPQCVGAIDSSHIPIIAPEEYPQDYCNQKGWHSIILQGVVDGKGLFWDVCVGYPGSVHNARVLQQSYLWQMTWLMKPFADTGKLNAQQQRFNARLSSARAIVETTFGKLKGRWRCLLKRNDCHLELTKKIALSCCVLHNICEEHGDHLLEDVQLQEQDKQPPAHISTDPREAEGADVRAALCDYFNN, encoded by the exons ATGGCGGAGCGCATCGCTTACCTGCAGGCTTTCGTGATTTTACTAAAATTACGTCTGCACTCCCAGCGGCATTACATGACAGCTCTGTACATAACACGCAGACGCAGAAGGAGACTCCGGGCACGACGAATG GCGCTGTTGAACAGGATGGTGCGACGGCCGCATGCTGTGTGGGCACATCCACGGGCACAGCTTTGGTGGGATACTGTAGTGCCTGACTTTAATTCGGAACAGTTTTTGCAAAACTTTCGTATGTCGAGGGAGTCATTTGATTACATCTGCCGTCGTCTTCGCTCTTCCCTTCAAAAAAGAAATACAAACTTTCGTTTGGCTATACCAGTCGAAAAACGGGTTGGCATCGCACTGTGGAAACTGGCTACCAACAGTGAATACAGGAGTGTGAGTCATCTGTTCGGTGTTGGCATTGCTACAGCTTGTCACTGTTTGCAGGATTTTTGCAACGCTGTTATCAAAGTGCTACTCCCTCTGCACATTGCATTACCAAATGATAGAAAGTTAGTTGAGATGGCAGATTTCTTCGATCATCGCAGGGGGACGCCGCAATGTGTTGGTGCAATAGACAGCAGCCATATTCCAATTATAGCACCCGAAGAATATCCTCAGGACTACTGTAATCAGAAAGGCTGGCATTCTATAATATTGCAAGGTGTGGTTGATGGAAAAGGTCTGTTCTGGGATGTGTGCGTTGGCTATCCTGGAAGTGTGCATAATGCACGTGTGCTGCAGCAGTCTTATCTGTGGCAGATG ACCTGGTTGATGAAACCCTTCGCTGACACAGGCAAATTGAACGCACAACAACAGAGATTCAACGCCAGGCTCAGCAGTGCAAGGGCAATTGTGGAGACAACGTTTGGGAAACTGAAAGGTAGGTGGAGGTGtctcctgaaaagaaatgactgCCATTTGGAGCTGACCAAGAAAATCGCTCTATCCTGCTGTGTCCTGCACAACATTTGTGAGGAGCACGGGGATCACCTTCTGGAAGACGTCCAGTTGCAGGAACAGGACAAGCAGCCTCCTGCTCACATATCGACAGATCCAAGGGAAGCGGAAGGAGCCGATGTGCGCGCAGCATTATGTGATTATTTCAACAACTGA